From Rutidosis leptorrhynchoides isolate AG116_Rl617_1_P2 chromosome 3, CSIRO_AGI_Rlap_v1, whole genome shotgun sequence, a single genomic window includes:
- the LOC139899921 gene encoding uncharacterized protein translates to MISFASWNIRGLNLTPKHNEVIDVVNSNHLCVCTVLESHVASPNLNRIGNSIFPSWSWASNASVCMAGTRILVGWDPGIVNLLIIALSELAIHCQIVAVNGNYSVSVSFVYAANKYIDRRPLWRDLNMHKVFVGSRPWVVMGDFNAFLSMVESSAGSANTTIAMREFKECVDSLCLSDVNHTGFQFTLNQRAQSNDGILKKIDRVMANDVFIEQFTNAVAIFQPYRISDHTPDVLQIPFDVGRRQTPFRFSNYLTNHTLFMDTVIEGWKMDVNGHAMFKFVKKLCSLKKPMYANPDSPSARENATNTLKEFNDAILDEESFLKQKAKIEWLHVGDNNLSYFHKLFEMGRSRKGGQSPGESDVHGPGQDVINVVQEFFLTGQMLKEINYTIVSLIPKVYVPSKVTDYRPIACCNVIYKCISKIIVARIKSSLDDIVNINQSAFIPGRKIADNILLTQELMRNYHLNKVIRDSLEEFKKCSGLVPSLPKSPAFFANVSNVMKQHILWILPFEEGKLPIRYIGVPLVSSRLMYRDCKVLVERGEMKRGKAKVKWDDLCKPKDEGGLGIKRLKYWNIALMTSHIWRILTNKQTLWVKWIHTYHLANHHFWEVPITATASWSWRKLMRIRPIIEVVRDSNWTWPTSWAVSYPQLRQISVPELTVHPDEVLWSSYNNVKCRFSVARVWEAIRPRLTAVAWFRIVWFSQCIPRHAFLVWLLMGERLKTQDKLKSWEIHNMQLICPLCRLYPDSHDHLFFECLLARKIWKRMVVSTWLTALENWKSICNCMQSSANRNTSSMVVAKLVFGATVYFIWQERNNRLFKKSHRTEVKLLDDIFCTVRLKLMSIKFKDSAKVERMKMTLQI, encoded by the exons ATGATTAGTTTTGCTTCATGGAACATACGGGGGCTTAACCTCACCCCCAAACATAATGAGGTAATTGATGTTGTCAATAGTAACCATTTATGTGTATGCACTGTATTAGAATCACATGTTGCCTCTCCTAACCTCAATCGCATTGGAAATTCTATTTTTCCTTCGTGGTCTTGGGCGTCTAATGCATCTGTTTGTATGGCTGGTACCCGCATTCTTGTTGGATGGGATCCGGGGATAGTTAACTTGTTGATTATCGCTTTATCTGAGCTAGCGATCCACTGCCAAATAGTAGCTGTTAATGGAAACTATAGCGTGTCTGTTTCGTTCGTTTATGCTGCTAATAAATACATTGATAGGCGTCCTTTATGGCGTGATTTAAATATGCACAAAGTGTTTGTTGGTAGTAGACCATGGGTGGTTATGGGGGATTTCAATGCCTTCCTTAGTATGGTTGAATCATCTGCAGGCTCGGCAAACACTACCATTGCTATGCGAGAATTTAAAGAGTGTGTTGATAGTCTTTGTTTGTCGGATGTTAATCATACGGGTTTTCAATTTACTTTGAATCAACGAGCGCAATCAAATGACGGGATATTGAAGAAGATTGATAGAGTTATGGCAAATGATGTGTTTATTGAGCAATTTACTAATGCGGTGGCTATATTTCAACCTTATCGCATATCAGATCATACCCCTGATGTGTTGCAAATTCCATTTGATGTGGGTAGGAGACAAACGCCATTCAGGTTTAGTAACTATTTAACTAACCATACTTTGTTCATGGATACAGTTATTGAAGGTTGGAAGATGGATGTTAATGGCCATGCAATGTTTAAATTTGTAAAGAAGCTTTGCTCTCTAAAAAAACCTATGT ATGCAAACCCTGATTCTCCTTCGGCACGTGAAAACGCAACCAACACTTTGAAGGAATTTAATGATGCTATTCTGGATGAGGAAAGTTTTTTGAAACAAAAGGCTAAAATTGAATGGTTGCATGTGGGTGATAATAATTTAAGTTACTTTCACAAATTATTTGAAATGGGAAGATCTAGGAAAGGCGGCCAATCTCCTGGAGAGAGCGATGTGCATGGACCAG GCCAGGATGTCATTAATGTTGTTCAAGAATTCTTTCTAACAGGCCAAATGTTAAAAGAGATAAACTATACAATCGTATCTTTAATCCCGAAAGTTTATGTTCCATCTAAAGTTACGGATTATAGACCGATAGCATGTTGTAACGTTATTTACAAATGTATCAGCAAGATTATTGTTGCCCGAATAAAATCGTCGTTAGATGATATTGTCAATATTAATCAATCTGCATTTATTCCGGGGCGAAAGATTGCGGATAACATTTTGCTTACCCAGGAACTGATGAGGAATTATCATCTAAATAAAG TCATTCGTGATTCGTTGGAAGAATTTAAGAAATGCTCAGGTTTGGTCCCTAGTCTCCCGAAAAGCCCGGCATTCTTTGCTAATGTTTCTAATGTGATGAAGCAGCATATTTTATGGATCTTACCGTTTGAAGAGGGGAAACTTCCAATTCGTTACATTGGAGTTCCACTTGTTTCCTCTAGACTTATGTATCGTGATTGCAAGGTTTTGGTGGAAAGG GGTGAGATGAAAAGAGGCAAGGCTAAAGTTAAATGGGATGATCTTTGTAAACCTAAAGATGAAGGAGGGTTAGGTATCAAGCGTTTAAAATATTGGAACATCGCTCTCATGACTTCGCATATCTGGCGTATTCTTACTAATAAGCAGACTTTATGGGTGAAATGGATTCATACTTACCACTTGGCGAATCATCATTTTTGGGAGGTTCCGATTACAGCTACGGCTAGCTGGAGTTGGAGGAAATTAATGCGTATTCGTCCG ATCATCGAAGTGGTTAGGGACTCGAATTGGACATGGCCAACTTCATGGGCTGTTTCATACCCCCAACTAAGGCAAATCAGTGTTCCAGAATTAACTGTGCATCCGGATGAGGTTCTATGGAGTAGCTATAATAATGTAAAGTGCAGATTTTCGGTTGCGAGGGTTTGGGAGGCAATTCGGCCTCGGTTAACGGCTGTAGCATGGTTTCGTATTGTTTGGTTTTCTCAGTGTATTCCTCGGCATGCCTTCTTAGTGTGGCTTTTGATGGGAGAAAGACTAAAGACTCAAGACAAACTGAAGAGTTGGGAGATTCATAATATGCAATTAATTTGCCCTCTATGTAGGTTATATCCCGATTCTCATGATCATCTTTTCTTTGAGTGCTTGTTGGCTAGGAAGATTTGGAAGAGAATGGTGGTGTCAACATGGCTTACAGCGTTAGAGAACTGGAAATCCATTTGTAATTGTATGCAATCTTCGGCCAACCGCAACACGTCTAGTATGGTTGTGGCAAAACTTGTTTTTGGAGCTACCGTTTATTTTATATGGCAGGAAAGGAATAACAGGCTTTTTAAGAAGTCGCACCGCACGGAAGTGAAACTACTTGATGATATATTTTGCACGGTTCGTCTAAAGTTAATGTCAATCAAATTTAAAGATTCGGCTAAAGTGGAGAGGATGAAAATGACTTTGCAGATTTAA